Proteins encoded in a region of the Babesia bovis T2Bo chromosome 4 map unlocalized Chr4_2, whole genome shotgun sequence genome:
- a CDS encoding pre-mRNA splicing factor component family protein: MRIQLKGGVWKNSEDEVLKAAVMKYGLNNWSRVSSLLVRKSAKQCKARWYEWLNPYVKKTEWSRDEEEKLLHLAKLFPTQWRTIGPMIGRTAHQCLEHYERLLDQAQGRDEDDELDPRRLRPGEIDPAPETKPSRADAVDMDDDEKEMLAEARARLANTRGKKAKRKAREKQIEQTRRLASLQKRHELKKAGVNVGALKLHKSIMDYVKEVPFETQPPKGFYEPETGHEIDQSLRSIQQLEGKRRDDEMRRMRNDDARKLKRLQEENIGEAMAVFQKYDEHSATRTRLVMPAPTMTDEEIVQIVKMGADVQMFEDNVAASSVARTPMTSIMEEARMAAASRGLQTPLLGETNVTQHTNDTEFIAPATPNPLKLVPKTPASIFTGKFGSVDRSKYSETPSSTMPYDDDDPIGASARMDMARLHVKASISNLPLPESQVEITLDPMDTTELPQELEVEPDQGEVETQRIRHHQDTNEANLSSVIRKNVERPLNYSHVVFAKDLEITQDPYTVMAKELIHQEYTRLIQWDSIEHPVPNGKPCLEQVPPKDNIDPGYIKLAEHELSMETTKLRNMLGAPDEPLDIDIERKLIDTFAYCNNKKSYVPQEKLQLTEQKQARNIQCTAIANELNLLTKQNQTLENKCNIATGGYIKRQEALLKSIAELHDKNVNLENELAAHTAMKNKEAASAEGRITFLLAQIQREREFNAQLQKLYGRLVAADDRNNIA; the protein is encoded by the exons ATGAGAATACAACTGAAGGGTGGTGTTTGGAAAAATAGCGAGGATGAAGTCCTCAAGGCCGCAGTGATGAAATATGGACTCAACAACTGGTCCAGGGTATCATCACTGCTGGTCAGGAAGTCAGCAAAACAATGTAAAGCCAGGTG GTACGAGTGGCTCAACCCGTACGTCAAGAAAACGGAATGGTCAAGAGACGAGGAAGAGAAGCTGTTACACCTGGCAAAGCTGTTCCCAACGCAGTGGAGGACTATAGGTCCCATGATAGGACGTACAGCACACCAGTGCCTGGAGCATTATGAACGACTACTAGATCAAGCCCAAGGGAGGGACGAG GATGATGAACTTGACCCCCGGAGACTTAGACCAGGGGAAATCGATCCCGCTCCAGAGACTAAACCATCACGGGCAGATGCAGTTGATATGGACGACGATGAAAAGGAAATGCTAGCAGAAGCACGAGCACGGCTGGCTAATACACGCGGTAAAAAGGCAAAACGAAAAGCAAGGGAAAAGCAAATTGAACAGACACGGCGCTTGGCATCATTACAAAAACGCCATGAACTAAAGAAAGCTGGTGTGAATGTAGGAGCACTGAAGCTACATAAATCTATTATGGACTACGTAAAGGAAGTACCATTTGAAACACAACCGCCCAAGGGGTTCTATGAACCTGAAACCGGTCATGAAATAGATCAATCGCTGCGCAGTATACAGCAATTAGAAGGTAAACGCCGTGATGATGAGATGCGCAGAATGCGCAACGACGATGCGCGCAAGTTGAAACGTTTACAAGAAGAGAATATAGGAGAGGCCATGGCAGTGTTCCAGAAATATGATGAACATAGTGCAACGAGAACACGATTAGTCATGCCAGCACCGACGATGACAGATGAAGAGATTGTGCAAATCGTTAAAATGGGAGCTGATGTACAAATGTTCGAGGATAATGTAGCGGCTTCATCAGTGGCAAGAACACCCATGACATCGATTATGGAAGAAGCACGTATGGCAGCAGCCTCACGAGGGCTGCAGACACCACTATTAGGTGAAACCAATGTAACGCAACATACAAATGACACTGAATTCATAGCACCAGCCACGCCGAACCCATTGAAGCTAGTGCCCAAAACACCAGCCAGTATATTTACCGGCAAGTTCGGGAGTGTGGATCGCAGTAAATATAGCGAAACGCCATCAAGTACCATGCCATACGATGATGACGATCCCATAGGAGCAAGTGCACGCATGGATATGGCGAGGCTACACGTAAAAGCAAGTATATCAAACCTGCCGCTACCGGAGTCACAAGTGGAGATTACACTGGATCCAATGGATACTACGGAACTGCCACAAGAACTGGAAGTCGAGCCCGACCAGGGTGAAGTTGAAACCCAGCGGATACGGCATCATCAAGATACCAATGAAGCTAACCTAAGCTCAGTTATACGCAAAAATGTAGAACGACCCCTGAACTACAGCCATGTAGTCTTCGCAAAGGACTTGGAAATTACTCAGGATCCGTATACAGTAATGGCAAAGGAGTTGATACACCAGGAATATACCAGGCTCATACAATGGGATAGCATAGAGCACCCAGTGCCAAATGGAAAACCATGTCTAGAGCAAGTACCACCAAAAGATAATATAGACcctggatatataaaa cTCGCGGAGCATGAATTGAGCATGGAGACCACAAAGCTAAGGAACATGCTAGGGGCACCTGATGAACCACTGGATATAGACATAGAAAG GAAACTTATCGACACCTTTGCATACTGTAACAATAAGAAAAGCTATGTACCACAAGAAAAACTGCAACTAACAGAACAAAAACAAGCCAGGAATATACAGTGTACAGCCATAGCAAATGAATTGAATTTGTTAACTAAACAGAACCAAACACTTGAAAACAAGTGTAATATCGCAACAGGAGGATATATCAAAAGACAAGAGGCACTACTCAAAAGTATAG CGGAATTACATGACAAGAATGTAAACCTAGAAAACGAACTAGCAGCACATACAGCAATGAAAAATAAAGAGGCGGCGTCAGCAGAAGGACGTATAACATTCCTACTGGCACAAATACAAAGGGAACGCGAGTTCAACGCACAGTTGCAAAAACTCTACGGAAGACTAGTAGCCGCAGATGATAGAAATAACATcgcatga
- a CDS encoding Replication factor C C-terminal domain family protein translates to MLWIDKHCPKRLDELTSHRDVNALLTKLVEKSHGEIPHLLFYGPSGSGKKTRILATLRAVFGPSIDKVKTEIISNVDTSSEVVVCQSDHHIQIPCSDLGSRDRVIVQDIIRTLSASPSASNYFMKGPSFRVFLFEDADALSLPAQAALRRTMETYIKNARMILHVNQLSRIMLPLRSRCLCIRVGSHTIDEITTILRSICKIENVASAQSSDEVLRRIATSSGRNLRRAILTLETMTMGGYPGNTVDFLLPWERNVQQIVKYLMSNQSPSAVGGIRPQVYELLVCCIPGEIILRSIVEQLSRRVKPDLIPRIMHIAAHFSHTMKQGSRDIWHIEACVVQFMALVANCKR, encoded by the exons ATGTTGTGGATAGACAAGCATTGTCCAAAGCGCTTGGACGAGTTGACATCTCACCGTGATGTCAATGCGTTATTGACTAAATTAGTAGAGAAATCGCATGGTGAAATCCCTCATTTACTATTTTATGGTCCTTCTGGTAGTGGCAAGAAGACACGCATTCTTGCTACGCTCCGTGCTGTGTTTGGCCCTTCTATCGATAAG GTTAAAACCGAGATTATATCTAACGTTGATACTTCTAGTGAAGTCGTTGTCTGCCAGAGTGACCATCACATACAGA TTCCCTGTAGCGATCTCGGCAGCCGTGATCGTGTCATAGTTCAGGATATCATTCGCACTCTATCAGCTTCACCTTCTGCATCAAATTACTTTATGAAGGGTCCTTCCTTCCGAG TCTTCCTTTTCGAGGATGCTGATGCTTTATCGCTACCTGCTCAAGCTGCTTTACGTCGTACTATGGAGACCTATATTAAAAACGCTCGCATGATTCTCCATGTCAATCAATTAAGTCGCATTATGCTACCTTTGAGGAGTCGTTGTTTATGTATTCGTGTGGGCAGTCACACCATCGATGAG ATAACTACTATCCTGCGTAGTATATGTAAAATCGAGAATGTAGCGTCCGCGCAGTCTTCCGATGAGGTATTAAGGCGCATTGCCACCTCCAGTGGGCGTAACTTACGCCGGGCCATATTGACCCTGGAGACCATGACTATGGGTGGTTATCCTGGTAACACTGTGGACTTCCTGTTACCTTGGGAGCGCAATGTCCAGCAGATTGTGAAGTACCTCATGTCTAACCAATCGCCTTCTGCTGTTGGTGGAATCCGTCCTCAGGTGTACGAGCTGCTAGTTTGTTGTATTCCCGGGGAGATTATATTACGTTCCATTGTGGAGCAGCTGTCACGCCGTGTCAAGCCTGACTTGATACCCAGGATTATGCATATTGCAGCTCACTTCTCCCATACCATGAAGCAGGGTTCGCGTGACATTTGGCACATTGAGGCGTGCGTCGTGCAGTTCATGGCACTTGTTGCAAATTGCAAGCGGTAG
- a CDS encoding Cytochrome oxidase complex assembly protein 1 family protein produces the protein MRLLYPRHWLGYRSTAGRISAKAWHVGYRRLSTSTSLDSSVKNRNSGGKGLILGISALCATAASGYMFYDALNIPPCVKAAIVEIRTNKTIREHLGDRITLRSDWTVEERGDRAVVRVNASGNKSGGMFTCLLSRSETGWNIVTVDMIYNEPRPATDTLNSAPVYDALDKAGAK, from the exons atgcgGTTATTATATCCCAGGCATTGGTTAGGGTACCGTAGTACTGCCGGCCGCATTAGTGCCAAGGCTTGGCACGTCGGCTACCGCCGACTGTCTACTTCAACGTCACTGGATTCCTCTGTTAAAAATCGCAATTCTGGTGGTAAAGGTCTTATTCTAGGCATATCAGCGCTATGTGCAACTGCTGCTTCGggttatatgttttacGATGCCTTGAACATACCACCGTGTGTTAAGGCTGCCATCGTAGAGATTCG TACCAACAAGACTATAAGGGAGCATTTGGGCGATCGCATAACTCTCAGGAGTGACTGGACTGTTGAGGAGCGTGGCGATCGTGCTGTTGTTCGTGTAAACGCCTCGGGTAACAAGTCTGGTGGTATGTTTACATGTTTGTTATCTCGTTCTGAAACTGGTTGGAACATTGTGACCGTCgacatgatatataacgaGC CTCGACCGGCTACAGATACACTTAATTCAGCACCTGTTTACGATGCTCTTGATAAAGCTGGTGCCAAGTAG
- a CDS encoding RAP domain family protein encodes MYRTKCICSNVVTAATRKGHLTSPLTEALEQLSFKELLFAAESLAKTRVEDRNLWNKICDRLRPEIRSTDLTSVLRVVHAMAKVPYAKISFLIAVERALLDRHVETDTRTVTQYFIDACRLGHVETNTFQAVIRARINALKEFSPFDLCFLLHVTAKLRLKDHGIIEPISMEILGSKENYEALVKDVALVAMVIRALAMLQSTNTLFNKLVKEIVPQQIDELSPQELCNVIFALVVAFQDVEYTPHVANLLRELLDRVKSQMDQLLNIEINQLCISLYHLRQKLVPFDERFANMLEAITVLDLKFKPSTSKMQYKLAPLLNHLKLQHRAEVQIGPYVMDYVIPRLNVAVEVNGHSHFYHQSTQFHALTKLKYSIVQSLGWQVLSVNYFDWKNKNRQSKLEYLAEQLQAIVDTNMSST; translated from the exons ATGTATCGCACCAAGTGTATATGCTCAAATGTAGTCACTGCAGCTACCAGAAAAGGTCATCTAACAAGCCCGCTCACTGAAGCGTTGGAGCAGCTGAGCTTCAAGGAACTGCTATTCGCAGCGGAAAGCCTTGCCAAA ACACGTGTAGAAGATCGCAATCTATGGAATAAAATATGTGATAGGCTGCGGCCTGAGATAAGGTCAACCGACCTAACATCAGTCCTTCGTGTGGTACATGCTATGGCCAAGGTGCCATATGCAAAG ATTTCATTCCTTATCGCTGTGGAACGGGCACTTCTAGATAGGCACGTAGAAACTGATACCAGAACTGTAACACAATACTTCATTGACGCATGCCGGCTGGGCCACGTAGAGACCAATACGTTCCAGGCAGTAATACGAGCGCGCATAAACGCTCTGAAGGAATTTTCACCATTCGATCTATGTTTCCTTTTACACGTCACTGCCAAGCTGCGCTTAAAGGATCACGGGATAATAGAACCCATATCCATGGAGATTCTGGGCTCTAAAGAGAATTATGAAGCACTAGTTAAG GACGTGGCATTGGTGGCTATGGTAATACGGGCTCTGGCCATGCTACAGAGCACAAATACATTATTCAACAAGCTTGTAAAGGAGATTGTGCCACAGCAAATAGATGAACTAAGCCCACAGGAGCTCTGTAACGTGATCTTCGCACTTGTAGTGGCATTCCAGGATGTAGAAT ATACTCCACATGTAGCAAATCTCTTGCGTGAGCTACTGGACCGTGTTAAATCGCAGATGGATCAACTACTAAACATCGAGATAAACCAACTATGCATTAGCCTCTATCACTTGCGTCAGAAATTAGTGCCATTCGACGAAAGGTTTGCCAATATGCTGGAGGCAATAACAGTACTTGATCTGAAATTCAAACCCAGCACCTCAAAGATGCAGTATAAATTAGCACCGCTGCTAAACCATCTAAAACTACAACATCGAGCTGAAGTGCAAATCGGGCCCTATGTAATGGATTATGTTATACCTCGCCTAAATGTAG CCGTTGAAGTTAATGGACACTCACACTTCTACCACCAATCAACACAGTTCCACGCACTCACTAAGCTAAAATACAGCATTGTACAGTCACTAGGCTGGCAGGTACTCAGTGTAAACTACTTCGACTGGAAAAATAAAAACCGCCAG AGTAAACTGGAATATCTAGCGGAGCAATTACAAGCGATAGTTGATACAAATATGTCATCCACGTAA
- a CDS encoding MORN repeat family protein gives MGIFSNLCTRWKPKRKEPTPVPTVTSTVSRSSTIKSRTHELVTQQSLLQSLETGELRSMNSQVTNAAPAANWECVAYPNGSEYLGWIFEGKREGPGKMQNGETAYEGQWQCDLPHGNGLFAREGIIYEGNWSHGLPHGHGVAMLPDGSKYVGEWRDGSCSGEGKLASEDGRIYAGNFQNGLPNGEGTVVNSDGMRLICNFVDGVPCGIGEIEWPNGMLYVGTIIEGLPHGLGRLTDDRHVTLGLWREGVLETPLSAHSPLPDAFRDDPAAKYLAAH, from the coding sequence ATGGGAATATTTAGTAACTTGTGCACTCGGTGGAAACCGAAGAGGAAGGAACCCACTCCGGTTCCTACCGTCACCTCAACGGTGTCCAGAAGCTCGACCATCAAGAGCCGGACTCACGAGCTCGTGACGCAGCAGTCGCTGCTTCAATCGCTGGAAACTGGTGAATTGCGCAGCATGAATTCCCAAGTCACGAATGCTGCGCCTGCAGCTAATTGGGAGTGCGTCGCCTACCCAAACGGTTCTGAATACCTAGGTTGGATTTTTGAAGGTAAGCGTGAAGGGCCTGGTAAGATGCAGAATGGCGAAACTGCATATGAAGGACAGTGGCAATGTGATCTTCCACACGGTAATGGGCTATTTGCCCGTGAAGGTATCATATATGAAGGCAACTGGAGCCATGGACTGCCTCATGGCCATGGAGTTGCCATGTTACCGGATGGATCTAAATACGTAGGTGAATGGCGTGATGGCTCATGTTCCGGTGAGGGTAAGCTAGCTAGTGAAGACGGACGTATATACGCTGGCAACTTCCAAAATGGCCTGCCTAATGGTGAAGGTACTGTAGTGAATTCAGATGGTATGCGATTAATTTGCAATTTCGTTGACGGTGTACCCTGCGGTATAGGCGAGATTGAATGGCCTAATGGGATGCTTTATGTAGGTACCATAATAGAGGGTCTACCTCACGGTTTGGGTCGGCTTACTGACGACCGGCATGTGACGTTAGGACTTTGGAGGGAAGGTGTCCTGGAAACACCCCTGAGTGCCCATAGTCCACTTCCAGATGCGTTCAGAGATGACCCAGCCGCAAAGTATTTAGCAGCACACTAg